AGCTGTTGTCTTATGATGACGACCGCGAGGTGATCTTCCTGGAACGGGCGCCGGCGGTCAAGACGGCGGCGTAATAACGCCGGCCCATGCTGCGGAATGGTGGATAAGGATATTCAGGATGAGACTTGCGGCGCACTTGCAATGCCTGCGGCGCATAGGAACGGCCTTGACAGCGGCCGGCATGATGGCCATCCTGTTCTCTGCCTGCGGCGGGAGCGCCGGCACCGCCGCCACCCCTTCCCTCGCCCAGATCATCCAGACCAACCTGCCGGCCGATTTCCGCATCGAGGTCTATCAAGGGGAGGATATCCTGGGAGGGAGCTCGGTGCAGTTTTCGGAGGTGGTAGCGCAGGGCCGGCCAGTGGTGCTGGTGGTGCTGGCCGGCCGCTGTGGCTACTGCCACCGCCAGCTGCCGGTGATCCAGGAACTGCACGCCCAGTACGGCGGCCAGGTGCTGTTTCTGGGCATTGATGTGGGGGAATTCATGGGCCTGGGGTCGCGCGATGACGTGCTGGAGCTGATCGTCCAACAGCATTTGACCTTCCCCATCGGAACTGTCCGTTCTATACAGGCCATCAGCGCCTATCGCGTCTCCGGCACGCCAACCATCTTTTTCCTTACGCCGCAGGG
The Anaerolineae bacterium DNA segment above includes these coding regions:
- a CDS encoding TlpA family protein disulfide reductase, producing MMAILFSACGGSAGTAATPSLAQIIQTNLPADFRIEVYQGEDILGGSSVQFSEVVAQGRPVVLVVLAGRCGYCHRQLPVIQELHAQYGGQVLFLGIDVGEFMGLGSRDDVLELIVQQHLTFPIGTVRSIQAISAYRVSGTPTIFFLTPQG